One stretch of Deinobacterium chartae DNA includes these proteins:
- the hemB gene encoding porphobilinogen synthase: protein MNLIERPRRLRRTAGLRAMVRETFLQPSQLIYPMFVLEGEGRREPISAMPGIHRFSIDLALEEGHRASELGIRALALFPALESELKNPQGSESWNDEGLFQRAIRAFKRELPEMMLVTDVALDPYSSEGHDGLVTDSGEILNDETVELLVRMSLSQARAGADVIAPSDMMDGRVGAIRAALDAEGFTQVAIMAYSTKYASGYYGPFRTALDSAPRRGDKATYQMDPAGGYREALRESRLDVEQGADFLMVKPALAYLDVLRMMRDSFDLPLVAYNVSGEYAMVKAAASLGYIDERRIVLETLTGMRRAGADAILTYHALDAARWLREG from the coding sequence ATGAACCTGATCGAACGCCCCAGACGCCTGCGCCGCACGGCCGGGCTGCGCGCGATGGTGCGCGAAACCTTCTTGCAGCCCTCGCAGCTGATCTACCCGATGTTCGTCCTCGAGGGCGAGGGCCGGCGCGAACCGATCTCGGCGATGCCCGGCATTCACCGCTTCTCGATTGACTTGGCCCTCGAGGAGGGACACCGTGCCTCGGAGCTGGGCATTCGCGCCCTGGCGCTGTTCCCCGCCTTGGAGAGCGAGCTCAAGAACCCACAGGGCAGCGAGTCGTGGAACGACGAGGGGCTGTTTCAGCGGGCCATCCGCGCTTTCAAGCGCGAACTGCCCGAGATGATGCTGGTGACCGACGTGGCCCTTGACCCCTACTCGAGCGAGGGGCATGACGGCCTGGTCACCGATTCGGGCGAGATCCTCAACGACGAGACGGTCGAGCTGCTGGTGCGCATGAGCCTGTCGCAGGCCCGCGCGGGGGCCGATGTGATCGCTCCCAGCGACATGATGGACGGACGGGTCGGGGCCATCCGTGCCGCGCTGGACGCCGAGGGCTTCACGCAGGTGGCGATCATGGCCTACTCGACCAAGTACGCCTCGGGCTACTACGGTCCGTTTCGCACCGCGCTCGACTCGGCCCCGCGCCGCGGCGACAAGGCCACCTACCAGATGGACCCGGCGGGCGGCTACCGTGAGGCGCTGCGCGAGTCGCGCCTGGATGTCGAGCAGGGTGCGGACTTCTTGATGGTCAAGCCCGCGCTGGCTTACCTGGACGTGCTGCGGATGATGCGGGACAGCTTCGACCTGCCGCTGGTGGCGTACAACGTCTCGGGCGAGTACGCCATGGTCAAGGCGGCTGCCAGCCTGGGCTACATCGACGAGCGCCGCATCGTGCTCGAAACGCTGACCGGCATGCGCCGCGCCGGAGCGGACGCGATCCTCACCTATCACGCGCTAGACGCCGCGCGCTGGCTGCGCGAGGGCTGA
- a CDS encoding serine/threonine-protein kinase — protein MRPDQLQLSTLLHEGPFVRVQLARWQGQRVVVKSLKVDQGPARERFDREGEIAERLEHPNIVRLLARMEGLLVYEYLEGPTLRQLLWRGPLGVESALRYARGMLAGIAYAHAQGVYHLDLKPENIVIESRRGQVKLIDFGGARDVSLSRITHLGQRLGTPHYMAPEQFKGHRDDPRSDLYSIAVVTFEMVVGHPPFEDPLMWLLGRNLEGPPRAALERMPLPLRQWVEWGLERDLEERPASALAYLTELEHVQEEL, from the coding sequence GTGCGTCCCGACCAGCTGCAACTCTCTACCCTGCTGCACGAGGGACCGTTTGTCCGTGTACAGCTGGCGCGCTGGCAGGGCCAGCGGGTCGTCGTCAAGTCGCTCAAGGTGGACCAGGGGCCCGCCCGCGAACGCTTCGACCGCGAAGGCGAAATCGCCGAGCGCCTCGAGCACCCCAACATCGTACGCCTGCTGGCGCGCATGGAGGGCCTGCTGGTTTACGAATACCTCGAAGGGCCCACGCTGCGCCAGCTGCTGTGGCGCGGCCCGCTGGGCGTCGAGTCCGCGCTGCGCTACGCGCGTGGCATGCTGGCCGGAATCGCCTACGCGCACGCTCAGGGCGTATACCACCTGGACCTCAAGCCCGAGAACATCGTGATCGAGTCGCGGCGCGGGCAGGTCAAGCTGATCGATTTCGGCGGGGCCAGGGACGTGAGCCTCAGCCGCATCACGCACCTGGGCCAGCGGCTGGGCACCCCGCACTACATGGCACCCGAGCAGTTCAAGGGGCACCGCGATGACCCGCGCAGCGACCTGTACTCCATTGCCGTCGTCACTTTCGAAATGGTGGTCGGGCATCCGCCGTTCGAGGATCCGCTGATGTGGCTGCTGGGCCGCAACCTCGAGGGACCGCCCAGGGCTGCCCTCGAACGCATGCCCCTGCCGCTGCGCCAGTGGGTGGAGTGGGGGCTCGAGCGCGACCTCGAGGAGCGTCCCGCCAGCGCGCTGGCCTACCTGACCGAACTCGAGCACGTGCAAGAAGAGCTGTAG